The Cucurbita pepo subsp. pepo cultivar mu-cu-16 chromosome LG18, ASM280686v2, whole genome shotgun sequence nucleotide sequence TCGTTCTCAAGCTCGATCATTTCGTCTCTTACAGTTGGTGGTactttatttacttatttgtttccttctttgtTCTTCGATCTCTCTgttcatcaaattttgtttttattttatgggtcttcatatttttcaggtTCCATTGCGGTTCACTTGATTGTGGTTTTTTTTCCATTCCcctcatttttaaattaaactatCGTGAAGTGGGGAAGGGCTAATGCGTCGTGTTAATTGTGGATTGTTTCTTTAATTCGTTGGGGGATATCAATTAGGAACATGAATTGCTAATCGGATATTTGGTATTAAGATACTGAGGTGATCGTAGAACATGGCAagagttttgaaaaattgtgGAGATGGTTTGGCGATTGAGTTCAATGGTTGTCGGCGGGTGTGTAGTTGGTTCCTTTCTCTTGAAGTGAGGAATAAATTGAAACTTAGTCCAAAGTTTATTACTGTGTGATGCTTTGAATTGGCTTTTCATTCTCATCCGACAGTTCAtactgtttctttttttacttgaacaagaaagaaagaaaagaagaaagaaggggtCAATTTAGGCTCCTACCCTTCCACTGCGTAGCTTCGCTATTCTGTTCCACTCCCATCTATCCTGTTCGTATGATTTCTGTAGAGTAATTGTGTTCGAGGTTGTGGATGCGCTGCAATTCATTCTTTTCTAAAAACATATAGTTTCAATCTAGGAGTGCACTTGCAGCTAGAAATGTTGTAGACTGTAGGGTAATGAGTATAAGAGAAACCACTATgtcctctttctttcctttgaaattttataaaatttggtaTGCAGGGTTATATTTTTTCCACTTTGGGTGTTTCATGTGGTTGTTGCTCGAGGAAGGTTCTCATTACCTGCCCCATCTCTTCCTCATAATCGTCATGTAAGTCACTAATGGCAAATGGATTTTCGTTGAGATTTACTCTGTTTGGTGTTTTCTTATTAGATGGTTTCTTTTATATGACATAAATCGTAAATCTGCCATGTGTCTCTGTTGAACAGTGGGCACCGTGCCATGCTGTTGTTGCGACACCTTTGCTTATAGCATTTGAGTTACTTCTTTGCATATACCTCGAGAGCCTATCTGGTATGCCATTGTTATGGATGTGTTTACATGTACATGCCAGTgtagttttcattttctttatgctGTTGATTTGAAATATGACACCTTCGAATGATTTGTAATTGTTTAAGAATGTTGGTGCATTATTTCCAGTGCAACGGTTTTTGTTCCCGAATTTTCAGTATTCGTCAGGGTATTGTTCTGTATGCTTATTGAGGCAATTCCATTTCTGCCAGTTTATGGTTTTGCTGCTGTGAACTTGAAGATTGTCTTTCTACCGTTGCTGGCATTTGAAATCATTATCTTAATAGATAATTTCAGGTACTTGTTTCTTGAAGTTTTCTCTGCATTAAATGTTGTATATATTGAGATATCTGATGCTTTAGTCTTTTAACAATTATCTTTATGGGTTGAATCCTTCTTGACCTTTGTACTTtttagatcccacattggttgaagaggggaatgaaacattccttataaggatgtgaaaacctctccctagtagacgcgttttaaaactttgaggggaagctcagaaagaaaagcacaaataggacaatatccgtTAACGGTGGgccttgggctgttacaaatggaatcagagccaggcaccgaacggtgtgccagtaaggatgttgggcgcccaaggggggtgaattttgagatcccacattggttggagagaggaacgaaacactccttataagggtgtggaaacctctccctccctagtagacacgttttaaaactttgaggggaagcccggtgggcttgggctgttgcaTAAACTTTCTTATGTGGATTtgacatttaaattattaatttctttcccCCATATGACCCAATATAATGATTGGTATGTCTGCTGTTGTGCTGGATCACCTTTGACCCTCACCAAATTATTGTTGAGACTTGGGACCATTTTGACGAAATTCACGTATTTTAGAAATAGGCTTCTGaatttaaaccattttttttatttatttattaacggTGTTTTATTATAGAATATTGAATTTAGTAGCCATATTGTACATTCTTTCATTGAAGCTTGATTCCCATAACTTATGATTTCCTTCTCAGTTTTGTTTTCTGTCTTTGGCCTGACAATGTTATTTCCTAAATTATGATGTTAGGTTACGAGCTTCTATTTCTTACCAATTTATTGTGCGTTTCTCAGTGCCAAATATGATTAGATTGGGTAGTTGCCTCGTGATGTAAACACGTTTTATGCGTGAATAGTCTCCATTTGGCATTTCAAATAATCCTGCTCAAGAAGCTTGCCATGCTCTTAAGAAATGTGTTCGGATCTCACCCAAGTTAGTGTGAGTTGGTCTGACCTGCCGTTATCTTTTCAGAATGTGTAGGTCACTGATGCCTGGTGACGATGAAAGCATGAGTGACGAGGCAATATGGGAGACGCTGCCTGTAAGTCTCAATAGATTTTTATCAATGAACTTTTCACTGTGAGGCGATCCCTTATCttaaattaatatcttaaGAATGCTAAAACACGTGGCCTATGGAAGTTTTTTGAGTTATATGTTCCCAAAAGAACTCAGCCTTCTGTATTTCTGAGCTGAGAGCTACAATCTTCTGGCTGCTAGAATTTGACGTCTTGTAGTCTTTGTTCTATAAACTGATCTCCCAAACTTGTTATTATATGGTTTGTTGTAACGTTAAACTGTTCATGTAAAAAGCTATTAAGTTATGATCATTTGCAATATTTTGATAACGTGAAGCGGGAAAACAGTAAACTGGCTCTAGTTTTGGTAGAGGACATAGATGTGGCTGAGTCTGGATGTTTTCATACAATTTGACAGTTATTAACTAACTTATGAGATAAAAACAATATCCATAAGAGTGTTGGATTATATGGTAACCAGTTTTCTAATAATACCAAGGATTGGGTTTGGCCCCAAGGATACTCTTGGGTTCAACTACTATGTGGTTTTTGAACTCCTTGTTGCCACCTTCACTATATGTCATGGATTCTCTTACTGGGTTTCTTACAATAGTCatcaattttcttattaaacaTCGAGAAAGGTTGGAAATTCTTACTTATAGAAAGGCTACACCTATGTTCTAAAAAAAGCTAATTTTTGAGACAGAGATGACAATATCACGTGAATATAATCATCCGTGGAGTGTTTTTGGACAAAAAGATTGTTGTACTCTATTAGGCATTCGGATAAGTTTCTTGTGGGAGACGAGctaattttcttctctatttcTGTAGCACTTTTGGGTTGCCATTTCAATGGTCTTCTTTGTGGCTGCTACAATATTTACTCTATTGAAGCTATgtggtaaattttttattattattattttgcttcTCTTTCCCTATTCTTTATATATGAAACGTGACCCCAGTTAACTGCATCCAGTTCTGAAAATCACCACTGTTGTTTAGATCCAAGTTTTATTAACTACATTTTAGATGGCATCGTTcttttagtttgattttaaatcaTATGTAGCTTAGATCTATTTAATTGTTAATATTCTAGATTCTTAAGATCAACCTTTGTTAACATGCTGTAGAAGACAACACAATTTTCAATCTTCAGaaggattaattttttttttttttttttttttttttttttttttttttttttttNaaaaaaaaaaaaaaacttcccaATCTACGATGAGGGAGGTATGACTATAGGAagcaaaaatattagacaatTTACACCAAAATATAGCGTGGTAAATAACATTGTCGAAAAGTTTTGTATAAGTCTGTATCTTCTCTGTGAATACTCTTTGATCTCTCTCCTTCCACAGATTCCAAAATATATATCCATGATGAGATTTTTCCATAGTAAGgcttttgcattcttgaaaGGGTAGTATGTTAGAGCTACATCTAATAAATCCTTTACCTTCCTAGGAAAAGTGAGATGCCATCCgaaaatattaagaatctgtcatgaaattttgagtgtatGACGTGACTTTTGTGATACGTTGTCTTTCTTGCATAATTGGCACAAACTTGGGAATAGAGTCGTATAGGGTGTTTTTGACTTTACATGCTattttccaaaagaaaattttcaccTTTTTAGGGTAATTTCCTTTCCATATTGTCTTTGCTAGCATGGGGTTTATTGCTTCTACCTTTTCCCCTATGTCTATCCTCCAAGATTTTGTAGAGAAGATCCTGTTAGTGCTAGGAAGTAATGTCAATGAGTCTGCTTCTTTTAACAATACGACTGGGGCAATATCGAGACTTAATTTGGCTCAATACATTACCATTACGAAAAGAACAGGGGATAGTGGATCCCCTTGTTGAAGACCCCGTGAGTCATGGATCTTCCCTATTCCgttgatgatgatggagaAGTTTGTGGATGAAATGCAACCTTTTATCCACCTTGCCATTTTGAGCCAAAGCCTTTTCCTACCAATCGACCTTGTCCAGGGCTTTTTCCAAGTCAAGTTTGTTGACTACACTTTTATGTTTCGTTCTTTGCATTCATCTATAAGCTCATTTTCCATGAGGGATGCATCGAGAATCTGTCATCCCTCTACAAAAGTTGTTTGCTACCCAATAATAGTGAATGGGAGGACCCTCTTAAGATGTTCTGATATCACCCTTGCTATGATTTTGTATAGTCGGGTTGTGAGACATATGGAATCAAAGTTAGCGAGAATGCGGGCATCCATGTTTTTTGAGACTCAATAGATGTATGTTTCATTTAAGTTGTCATCGATCCCtccattctaaaaaaaaatctaggaACACTCTCATGATATTAACTCTCGGTATgttccaacattttttaaaaatttctaagGTAAAACCATCCAGTCTTGGAATTTTGTCAGAGCCCAAGGCTGTATCGCCTTTTCTACCTCTTCTTCGGTGAAAGCAACGTTGAGGGAGGCTGCTTGCTGATGAtcaattagggtttagggtttaggaaAGTACGAATGCTAGATTgttcttttctaaatatatacgtGACTGAAAACATTGAGCTTATCTTGTCAACTTATTTTCATCGTGTTAACTTTACAGGGAATGTTGGTGCTCTTGGCTGGTGGGacttgtttataaattttgggtaaCATTCACGCGCCTTCCTGTGTTAGAATGTCCTGTTTCAGTATTATGCTTATGTCTACCATTATTGAATCAATATTGTGACGATGTATGACTTGTTTGCCAGCCCAATTTAATTCTATGCCTTCTTTTCCCTGAATACTTTGGTTGCAGCATTGCCGAGTGCTTTGCCTTCCTTGTATGTACAAAGTGGTCTAATCCAGCGATTCATAGAAATATTCAAACAAGAGAAAGTTGTTCATCATCAGCAGTAGTTAGATATCTAGACTGGAACAGTGGTCTAATAGCTTATTCAGAGCAGGATCAGCATCAAGACAGAATGTGTGGCCTTCAAGACATTGGAGGTCATATCATGAAAATTCCCATAATTGTTTTTCAAATCCTACTCTGCATGTATTTGGAGGTATGCTGCACGTTCAATGCACATCTCTTATGCACATGCACTTTCAACTTCTCTTTGCATTGGATCTACACCTTTAATAATCATGAACTTCGCATGTTATGAAATATCATTTCAACTAAGGGAAGTACTAGATTATCATCGCTATGCATGAAACGTTAAGAAAGATCGTCGGCTAAATGAAATGTTATGAAATATCACGAGCATTTTCCAATATTTGATCTAGTCATATCCGCATTTCAGGGAACGCCTGCGAGTGCAAAAGACCTGCCAATTCCTGTCCTTTTCTCGCCCCTTCTATTATTGCAAGGCGCCGCCGTTATTTATGCTATATCTAGGCTGTTAGAGAAAGCTGTACTTCTCTTAAGAGGCGGATCTAGCACAGCATTGTATTTCAGTTTTTCTACTAGGGCTCATGCCTGTTTGGAGTTCTTTCATCATGGTTCAAGGTGATATCCTTATTATGATTCTATTCCTTTCGTTTCCTTCCACGCCTTCTGAGGTTTTACCTCTTTAATGAAGATAATGTCATCAAGTCTACATGGTGTACTTGAAGCTTATAATATGCTTCATGAAATATGAACTTACTTGATATTGTGGAGACAGGCTATTGGGATGGTGGTCAATTGATGAAGGCAGTCGAGAGGAGCAGGCACGATTGTACCATGAGGGTGCCTCTGGGTCGGTAGTTTTTTTCCCCCTTGCAAATAGTTTTGTGAGAACACTACTACATAGATACACTACAAACTTGAACGCatataacaacaataataagaaACCCTGTGTCACTGTTTGGTTGGCATGCATTTATATCTTCTGTTGATACTTTGATGCCATCTTCGTTgatttctcttgtttttgaTTAGCTGTTAAGAAAAGTTCATGGTTTGCTGCAAAATTCGTAAGTCAAGATACTCAACCATCTTATTGGAGCCACATTCATGGCCTAGTTTGATGGAGtgcttaaaaaaatgtttttaatgcaAACAATTGTTCATCAAGAATTCATATTTCTACTCGAATCATAATTCCTTATTTGTACAAACTAAGTGAAGCTGCAGACTTCCTTCCTTCTTGGCTCCGCTCATGCCGTGTttagataaatttaattctgATACGGTTTGTTCACTTGTCTGTCGTAAGTTTATACATACATTTACATTTTGCATCCTGTTTGACCTCAGGTACAACACTTTTAGTGGATATCCTCCCGAGATTGTGAAGAAGATGCCCAAGAAAGATCTTGCTGAGGAGGTGAGCGTAGTTATTGTATACGACAAGTTGTCGCGATGACCTTGTCGATGCTGCTACTAGTTTTATTTGGCCTGTGTTTGATGTTCTATGTCATACAGGTCTGGCGCCTTCAAGCTGCACTTGGGGAGCAGACAGAAATCACGAAATACAGCCAGCAGGAATATGAAAGACTTCAAAATGTAAATTCTCCCCTCTTTCTTGACAGATTTGAACAATCCAAGATAATGGCTGAATCGACATGTTTCTATCATACTTGCCAAGgcttccttttattattaactGTTATTCATGTGATCTCATTCTATCTTCCCTCAACTGGCATATCATTATGTTGAACTCATTGGTCCACCCGATCCTTTTAACAGGAAAAGGTGTTATGTCGGGTTTGTTTCGAGGGAGAAATTAGCGTGGTTCTTCTTCCGTGTAGGCATCGCATACTATGCAGGTACAAAATACCCCATCTTATCCTATGCTATTGAATTACTGTTGTCCAGAGAAGGAGCTAAGCAAGCATATATATAATTACCTCTACTTGTGAATGAATATCATTGCAGTTCCTGCTCTGAGAAGTGTAAAAAGTGCCCAATATGTCGTGTTTCTATCGAAGAACGGTTACCGGTATACGATGTATAGATCCTTAACTAATCTAAAGGGGAATCAAAGTGCACCTTGAGAATGACAAATTGATAAGAGTTTTGGTGATAGTGAAGAACAGGAAGTGATGGGGTGGTTCATGACATTACTGATACAGGAAAGATACTCTTGGGTCTGCTTCAAATGTAAATAAGTGGTTTGTGTGAGggtaattaattgattaatgaTATTAGAATACGGGTGAGTTGCTGTTGTTACTGTGTTACAATTCAGCttgtttttcttaattctCTCTGTATTCAATATTAACTTCTAACTCCAATTATAATCCCAAAGTTGATCCTTTGATTTGAATtctctctgtattctctctgtATTCAATGttacaaaaaattttaaatttcaagtcGAGGCATTAGCGTTTTAGAAAGAAAGACTGCAGGACGTTGAGGCTTGACTAAGAATCTCGGTAAAGCTTTTGAAGCTTATTCTGCTACATTGGATCGTTAGGTTAGCAGGGTATCCCGATTTGGGGGTTTGAAGGTCTTGGCGTCATGACGagggtatcaaagccaaaggTTTGGCCTagccatgaaaaaaaaaaaattataggcTAGTGTCATCGAAGAGGCTGAGAGCACACTTGTAGTGTGGACGCCATGTTACACAACTACAGGGACAAATT carries:
- the LOC111780451 gene encoding uncharacterized protein LOC111780451 isoform X2: MLIEAIPFLPVYGFAAVNLKIVFLPLLAFEIIILIDNFRMCRSLMPGDDESMSDEAIWETLPHFWVAISMVFFVAATIFTLLKLCGNVGALGWWDLFINFGIAECFAFLVCTKWSNPAIHRNIQTRESCSSSAVVRYLDWNSGLIAYSEQDQHQDRMCGLQDIGGHIMKIPIIVFQILLCMYLEGTPASAKDLPIPVLFSPLLLLQGAAVIYAISRLLEKAVLLLRGGSSTALYFSFSTRAHACLEFFHHGSRLLGWWSIDEGSREEQARLYHEGASGYNTFSGYPPEIVKKMPKKDLAEEVWRLQAALGEQTEITKYSQQEYERLQNEKVLCRVCFEGEISVVLLPCRHRILCSSCSEKCKKCPICRVSIEERLPVYDV
- the LOC111780451 gene encoding uncharacterized protein LOC111780451 isoform X1; translation: MTWRRVLKSVQALLAHGLLFCFTLLLVLKLDHFVSYSWWVIFFPLWVFHVVVARGRFSLPAPSLPHNRHWAPCHAVVATPLLIAFELLLCIYLESLSVYGFAAVNLKIVFLPLLAFEIIILIDNFRMCRSLMPGDDESMSDEAIWETLPHFWVAISMVFFVAATIFTLLKLCGNVGALGWWDLFINFGIAECFAFLVCTKWSNPAIHRNIQTRESCSSSAVVRYLDWNSGLIAYSEQDQHQDRMCGLQDIGGHIMKIPIIVFQILLCMYLEGTPASAKDLPIPVLFSPLLLLQGAAVIYAISRLLEKAVLLLRGGSSTALYFSFSTRAHACLEFFHHGSRLLGWWSIDEGSREEQARLYHEGASGYNTFSGYPPEIVKKMPKKDLAEEVWRLQAALGEQTEITKYSQQEYERLQNEKVLCRVCFEGEISVVLLPCRHRILCSSCSEKCKKCPICRVSIEERLPVYDV